A stretch of the Gossypium hirsutum isolate 1008001.06 chromosome D07, Gossypium_hirsutum_v2.1, whole genome shotgun sequence genome encodes the following:
- the LOC121203594 gene encoding protein-L-isoaspartate O-methyltransferase 1: MMNLSTMIAYGYRHCTPPIKQLLNYTTFLHLHHHHHHHHHHLQGRPLSFNSLNLPNLNLLLTGNCLFFRMQRFWIGNGINKNKQMVEHLQRYGVISSMKVAEVMETIDRALFVPDGASAYADSPMAIGYNATISAPHMHATCLQLLEQNLQPGMHALDVGSGTGYLTACFAIMVGPQGRAVGVEHIPELVASSIKNIEKSAAAPLLKEGSLSVHAGDGRQGWPECAPYDAIHVGAAAPEIPQALLDQLKPGGRMVIPVGNMFQDLKVVDKNMDGSISIRSETSVRYVPLTSRDAQLRGY, from the exons ATGATGAATCTATCCACGATGATAGCGTATGGATACCGCCATTGTACGCCACCAATAAAGCAACTCTTAAACTACACTACCTTCCTTCATCttcaccatcaccatcaccatcaccatcaccatctTCAAGGCCGCCCTCTTTCCTTTAACAGTCTTAATCtccctaacctcaatctccttctCACGGGTAATTGTCTCTTCTTCAGGATGCAG CGCTTTTGGATCGGAAATGGGatcaacaaaaacaaacaaatgGTGGAGCATTTGCAGCGTTACGGAGTGATTTCGTCAATGAAAGTAGCTGAAGTAATGGAGACTATCGATAGGGCATTATTTGTACCGGATGGGGCTTCGGCTTATGCTGATAGTCCAATGGCAATAGGTTACAATGCCACCATTTCAGCACCGCATATGCATGCTACCTGCCTTCAATTATTGGAGCAAAATTTGCAGCCCGGCATGCACGCTTTAGATGTTGGCTCAG GAACTGGATACTTGACTGCTTGTTTTGCGATAATGGTTGGACCACAGGGTCGGGCTGTTGGTGTTGAACATATTCCTGAATTGGTTGCTTCTTctataaaaaacatagaaaaaagcGCTGCTGCTCCACTGTTGAAAGAAGGTTCTCTCTCGGTGCATGCTGGCG ATGGAAGGCAAGGGTGGCCAGAATGTGCACCCTATGATGCTATACATGTCGGGGCAGCAGCACCGGAAATACCACAGGCTCTCCTTGATCAATTAAAGCCAGGTGGCCGAATGGTGATTCCCGTAGGAAACATGTTCCAAGACTTGAAAGTAGTGGACAAGAATATGGACGGTTCAATTAGCATTCGAAGTGAGACTTCTGTCCGTTATGTTCCTTTAACCAGTCGTGATGCTCAGTTGAGAGGTTACTGA
- the LOC107953551 gene encoding 28 kDa ribonucleoprotein, chloroplastic → MSSITKPISMADSCCLVCIPSLFTTCSKSPSILSFPPKRINLLLSSSHSSTSLTLKTKTHFSSLVSFVAQTSDWAQQEEENDATITIDDEESGIEAKWENDESDGPEGEDSVFEEQSGDSEEEGSEPSEEAKLFVGNLASDVDSQSLAMLFEKAGTVEIAEVIYNRDTEQSRGFGFVTMSSIEEAEKAVEQFNRYDLNGRLLTVNKAAPRGSRLDRPPRVFERAFRVYVGNLPWAVDNARLEQVFSEHGKVVEARVVYDRETGRSRGFGFVTMSSETELNDAIAALDGQSLDGRAIRVNVAEERPRRGFF, encoded by the exons ATGTCTTCAATAACCAAACCCATATCCATGGCGGACTCATGTTGCCTCGTTTGTATCCCTTCACTATTCACCACTTGTTCCAAATCCCCATCTATCCTCTCCTTTCCCCCAAAACGCATCAATCTTTTGCTCTCATCTTCCCATTCTTCAACCTCTTTGACCCTCAAAACCAAAACCCATTTCTCTTCTCTAGTTTCCTTTGTTGCCCAAACATCAGATTGGGCTCAACAAGAGGAAGAAAATGACGCCACCATCACCATCGATGACGAGGAAAGTGGCATTGAAGCGAAATGGGAAAACGATGAAAGTGATGGACCTGAAGGCGAGGATTCTGTTTTTGAAGAGCAAAGTGGGGATTCAGAAGAAGAGGGTTCTGAACCCTCTGAGGAAGCTAAATTGTTTGTTGGGAATTTGGCTTCTGATGTTGATAGTCAAAGTTTAGCTATGCTTTTTGAGAAAGCAGGAACTGTGGAAATTGCTGAG GTTATTTACAATAGAGACACTGAGCAAAGTCGTGGCTTTGGGTTTGTAACAATGAGTTCAATTGAGGAAGCTGAGAAGGCTGTTGAACAATTTAATCGTTAT GACCTTAATGGAAGGCTCTTGACTGTTAATAAGGCTGCTCCTAGAGGATCACGTCTCGACCGACCCCCTCGTGTTTTTGAACGTGCTTTTAGAGTTTATGTAGGTAACCTTCCATGGGCTGTTGATAATGCTCGACTAGAGCAAGTCTTTAGTGAACATGGTAAGGTAGTTGAGGCTCGTGTAGTCTATGATAGGGAGACAGGCCGATCCCGTGGTTTTGGTTTCGTGACTATGTCCTCAGAAACTGAATTGAATGATGCCATTGCAGCTCTCGATGGACAG AGTCTGGATGGAAGAGCAATAAGAGTAAATGTTGCAGAGGAAAGACCAAGGCGAGGATTCTTTTGA
- the LOC121219486 gene encoding uncharacterized protein, with translation MASIPKFSYHRLKNEECSFNEAEEEKAIQFKQTSRKWQRPRFKRFAIRSRPKLRIPGLTRFLRKRRRVLSRLKLSWRKALNRLKHGQAHMNDLFGGNFLVLQVNHTPFTTGKKKPL, from the coding sequence ATGGCTTCCATCCCCAAGTTTTCTTATCACAGGTTGAAGAACGAAGAGTGTAGTTTTAATGAAGCCGAAGAAGAAAAAGCAATACAATTCAAGCAGACCTCAAGGAAATGGCAGAGACCGAGGTTCAAGAGGTTCGCCATTAGAAGCCGACCAAAGCTTCGAATCCCCGGGTTAACAAGGTTCTTGAGAAAAAGACGCAGGGTGTTGTCGAGGCTTAAGCTTTCATGGAGGAAAGCTTTGAACAGGTTGAAGCATGGGCAAGCTCATATGAACGATTTGTTTGGTGGGAATTTCTTGGTTCTACAAGTTAACCATACTCCGTTTACAACTGGGAAGAAGAAGCCATTGTAG
- the LOC121219340 gene encoding 28 kDa ribonucleoprotein, chloroplastic: MKMSSITKSISMADSCCLVCIPSLLTTCSKSPSLLSFPPKPINLFLSSSHSSTSLTLKTRTHFSSLVSFVAQTSDWAQQGEENDTTITIDEDESETEGGESKWENDENDGAEAIWGTEGEDAGFEEQSGDSEEEGSEPSEEAKLFVGNLPFDVDSQSLAMLFEKAGTVEIAEVIYNRDTEQSRGFGFVTMSSIEEAEKAVEQFNRYDLNGRLLTVNKAAPRGSRVDQPPRVFERAFRVYVGNLPWDVDNARLEQVFSEHGKVVEARVVYDRETGRSRGFGFVTMSSETELNDAIAALDGQSLDGRAIRVNVAEERPRRGFF; encoded by the exons ATGAAAATGTCTTCTataaccaaatccatatccatgGCGGACTCATGTTGCCTCGTTTGTATCCCTTCACTCTTAACCACTTGTTCCAAATCCCCATCCCTACTCTCCTTTCCCCCAAAACCAATCAATCTTTTCCTCTCATCTTCCCATTCTTCAACCTCTTTGACCCTCAAAACCAGAACCCATTTCTCTTCTCTAGTTTCCTTTGTTGCCCAAACATCAGATTGGGCTCAACAAGGGGAAGAAAATGACACCACCATCACCATCGATGAGGATGAAAGTGAAACTGAAGGGGGGGAATCGAAATGGGAAAACGATGAAAATGATGGAGCTGAAGCAATTTGGGGAACTGAAGGTGAGGATGCTGGTTTTGAAGAACAAAGTGGTGATTCAGAAGAAGAGGGTTCTGAACCTTCTGAGGAAGCTAAATTGTTTGTTGGGAATTTGCCTTTCGATGTTGATAGTCAAAGTCTAGCTATGCTTTTTGAGAAAGCAGGAACTGTGGAAATTGCTGAG GTTATTTACAATAGAGACACTGAGCAAAGTCGTGGCTTTGGGTTCGTAACAATGAGTTCAATTGAGGAAGCTGAGAAGGCTGTTGAACAATTTAATCGTTAT GACCTTAATGGAAGGCTCTTGACTGTTAATAAGGCTGCTCCTAGAGGATCGCGTGTCGACCAACCTCCTCGTGTTTTTGAACGTGCTTTTAGAGTCTATGTAGGTAATCTTCCATGGGATGTTGATAATGCTCGACTGGAGCAAGTGTTCAGTGAACATGGTAAGGTAGTCGAGGCTCGTGTAGTCTATGATAGGGAGACAGGCCGATCCCGTGGTTTCGGTTTCGTGACTATGTCTTCGGAAACTGAATTGAATGATGCCATTGCTGCTCTTGACGGACAG AGTTTGGATGGAAGAGCAATAAGAGTAAACGTTGCAGAGGAAAGACCAAGGCGAGGCTTCTTTTGA
- the LOC107926658 gene encoding cytochrome P450 71A9 translates to MDFHFILTLSFIAFTLMVFQYKARTRRLPPGPWKLPIIGNLHQLGDSSHKSIQRLSQQYGPMMFLQLGAVPTLVISSADAAMAIFKGPGGGHDLAFSGRPTNLYVAKKLSYEYNGITFAPYGELWREMRKIAITELLSSKRVQSFRTIREEEVAAMLNHIDIASSSSAPVNLKKLSLLLANHVVCRVTFGKKYGGGGDGGTNRFDRVLHEVQHLVGEFVVSDYFPWMWWVNKLNGMETRVEKNFEELDKLYDEVIADHVAPTRTKANHEDIVDVLLRLQKDARQLITLNNQQIKGVLTDMFIAGTDTTASSLVWTFTELIRNPPSMEKVKYEVRKVGNGRDKIEESDIPKLHYLHSVIKETLRLHPPAPLLVPRETTEDCVVGDYEIPAKTRVIINAKSIGTDPKYWENPHDFQPDRFMKSSVDFKGQHLEFLPFGVGRRGCPGMSFAIMLLQLMVANFLYRFDWELPEGMSVEDVDMEEELGITVFKKTPLCLVPIRVV, encoded by the exons ATGGATTTTCATTTTATCCTAACGCTTTCATTCATTGCTTTCACACTAATGGTGTTTCAGTACAAAGCTCGAACAAGAAGGCTTCCTCCTGGTCCATGGAAGCTCCCTATTATAGGCAACCTACACCAACTCGGTGACTCATCCCATAAATCCATTCAAAGACTCTCCCAACAATATGGGCCGATGATGTTTCTGCAACTCGGTGCCGTTCCAACACTGGTTATCTCTTCCGCAGATGCTGCAATGGCGATCTTCAAAGGCCCCGGCGGCGGCCATGATCTTGCCTTCTCTGGTCGACCTACTAATTTATACGTTGCGAAGAAGCTAAGTTATGAATATAACGGTATAACTTTCGCTCCTTATGGTGAATTATGGAGGGAAATGAGGAAGATAGCAATAACGGAACTTCTTAGTTCAAAGAGGGTCCAATCGTTTCGAACTATAAGAGAAGAAGAAGTTGCAGCAATGTTGAATCATATTGATATAGCTTCCTCGTCATCAGCCCCTGTAAATCTTAAAAAACTATCACTTTTGTTAGCGAACCACGTTGTATGTCGCGTTACATTTGGTAAAAAATACGGTGGCGGAGGTGACGGTGGTACGAACAGATTCGACAGGGTGTTGCATGAAGTTCAGCATCTGGTGGGAGAATTTGTTGTGTCGGATTACTTTCCGTGGATGTGGTGGGTGAATAAGTTGAATGGTATGGAAACAAGAGTTGAAAAGAACTTCGAAGAACTTGACAAGTTGTACGATGAAGTAATTGCCGATCATGTTGCTCCGACAAGAACTAAAGCTAACCATGAAGACATTGTTGATGTTCTTCTTCGGTTGCAAAAGGATGCACGTCAACTTATCACTCTTAACAATCAGCAAATCAAGGGTGTCCTCACG GACATGTTCATAGCGGGGACTGATACGACAGCATCAAGTCTGGTTTGGACCTTCACCGAATTGATAAGAAATCCACCATCAATGGAGAAGGTGAAATATGAGGTACGAAAAGTTGGCAATGGAAGagacaaaattgaagaaagtGACATTCCCAAACTACATTACTTACACTCAGTCATAAAAGAGACACTTAGGCTCCACCCACCAGCTCCTCTATTGGTCCCCCGAGAAACAACTGAGGACTGTGTTGTCGGAGATTACGAGATCCCGGCCAAAACAAGGGTTATCATCAATGCGAAATCAATTGGAACTGATCCGAAATATTGGGAAAACCCTCATGACTTTCAACCCGATAGATTCATGAAAAGTTCAGTTGATTTCAAAGGGCAACATTTGGAGTTTTTGCCTTTTGGAGTAGGACGAAGAGGTTGTCCAGGGATGAGTTTCGCAATTATGCTTCTTCAGCTCATGGTGGCAAACTTCTTATATCGGTTTGATTGGGAATTGCCTGAAGGAATGAGTGTTGAGGACGTGGATATGGAAGAAGAATTAGGGATCACAGTATTCAAGAAAACTCCTCTTTGTTTGGTACCTATTAGGGTTGTGTAA